Proteins from a genomic interval of Dermacentor variabilis isolate Ectoservices chromosome 8, ASM5094787v1, whole genome shotgun sequence:
- the LOC142590284 gene encoding uncharacterized protein LOC142590284 — translation MEAPSETTMIVDNHMCVQVQGTEISPEAYHSDAGWTLAGERMSRLRQRTPASGKPDAPGGCQTSTRSKFYKNVRASAIKAARMPAMPLEETKIVVRPTGGLDIVKTGTTTVAAAILAAAKITSEESAADTICPNTQQNIMVVSTPNEDNAARYAKIQEISIQGKPYEVSAYRTAPHDTVKGVIRGIPIDASAEELDRKIVNERNPLAVASKRIGSTTTAIVVFQGPKVPNFVRYGVTLIPCRLYKKQIDVCQQCGRVGHRKDVCPTPTIKTCLACGLANPTEDHRCTPKCQLCGGEHPTGDRTCKAKYKIPYVVRKRQWERRQAERQLLSESDFPPLDKPPAARKSRPPSENRAPKSRDSSCCKRSLSRKTSPSRERVSWVDAAKGNNIRNVQKITETTKKEDMNKVREANELLRHENAALRATINNLTKEIAEIRQLLLCNNEPLQRPTPSTSKTEETTTNIQETAIEEPAPKKRAIEATHTQTENDRIDSLEAKFEATFSKLEQLITTNIAAVTALKQTMETYRADNTNRFAYIERTLQPMVGHPTFAPLFAHHPPNQGAPYTATQSWPPTQHQQQQV, via the coding sequence ATGGAGGCGCCCTCTGAAACAACAATGATCGTggacaatcacatgtgcgttCAAGTTCAGGGAACAGAGATATCACCCGAGGCATACCACAGCGACGCCGGATGGACGCTCGCGGGGGAACGCATGTCGAGGCTGCGCCAGCGGACCCCCGCCAGCGGCAAGCCCGACGCACCCGGCGGGTGTCAAACAAGCACGAGGTCAAAATTCTACAAGAACGTCAGAGCCTCGGCCatcaaggcagcacgcatgccagccatgccactagaagaaaccaagatagttgtcagacccacagggggactggacatcgtcaagaccggcaccaccaccgtcgctgcggccatactcgctgcggccaagatcacgagcgaggaaagcgccgcggacaccatctgccccaacacacaacagaacatcatggtcgtaagtacaccgaacgaagacaacgcggcaaggtacgctaaaatccaggaaatatccattcaaggcaaaccctacgaggtcagcgcatatcgcacggcacctcacgacaccgtgaagggcgtcatcagaggcatccccatcgacgcgagcgccgaAGAGCTAGATAGAAAGatcgtcaacgagaggaacccgctagcagtggcctcaaaaaggattggaagtacgaccactgcgattgtggtgttccaggggcccaaggtaccgaactttgtccgatacggagtcaccctgattccgtgccgcctctacaagaaacagatcgacgtctgccagcagtgcggccgagtgggacaccgcaaggacgtTTGCCCGACCCCCACAATCAAGACGTGCCTGGCCTGCGGACTCGCGAACCCTACAGAAGACCATCGCTGTACCCCAAAATGTCAGTTGTGCGGAGGCGAACACCcgaccggagaccgaacgtgcaaagcgaaatacaagatcccctacgtagtgcgcaagcgacaatgggagcgccgacaggccgaacgccagctactgtcggagagcgatttcccgccactGGACAAGCCGCCAGCTGCGCGAAAGTCAAGGCCCCCTTCGGAAAACCGCGCGCCCAAATCCAGAGACAGCAGTTGttgcaagagaagcctcagcaggaaaacgtcaccgtcacgtgagcgagtgagctgggtcgacgcagcgaaaggaaacaacataaggaacgtgcagaaaatcaccgaaaccacgaagaaagaagatatgAATAAGGTCCGGGAGGCAAATGAGCTCCTAAGACAcgaaaacgcggcgttgcgagcgaccatcaacaacctcacgaaagagatcgccgagattcgtcagttgctgctatgcaacaacgagcctctacagagacccacgccaagcacaagcaagaccgaggaaacgacaacgaacatccaggagacagccatagaggaaccggcaccgaagaagcgagccatcgaggccacgcacacgcaaacagaaaacgatcgcatcgacagcctcgaagcgaaattcgaagcgacattcagcaaactcgaacagctaatcacgacaaacatcgcagcagtgacagcactgaaacaaacaatggagacctaccgagccgataacacgaacagattcgcctacatcgaaaggaccctacagccgatggtaggccacccgacgtttgcgcccctcttcgcgcatcatccacccaaccagggagccccgtacacggcaacgcaatcatggccgccaacgcaacaccagcagcagcaggtgtaa